The window ACTTCCTCGGCAAGATCATTCCGTATCGCGGCTCTTGGGTTGAATTCGAGTACGACCAGAAGAACACTCTGTACGTCCGCATCGACCGCAAGCGCAAATTCCTGGGCACGATCTTCCTGCGCGCTCTGGGTCTGCGTTCGGACGAAGACATTCTTCGCACGTTCTACACCGTCGACAAGATCGCGATTAAAGACAAGAAGCTCTACTGGACACTCGAGCCAAACATCGAGCGTCCGACCAATCTGCTCGGCGTGAAGCTGGCGCACAGCATCAAGACCAAGAGTGGAGAAGAGATCGCGCACTCAGGCCGCAAGATTTCGCCTGCGGTTCTGAAGGAAATTCAAAAGGCGAAGATCACGGACATCGAGATCGACAACACGGATCTTGAAGGCGCCTTCGTTGCCGCCGATGTTGTCGACGTCAACAGCGGCGAGATTCTGCTCGAAGCCAACACGGAACTCACGGCCGACAAGCTCTCGAAGATGATCGATGCCGGCATCACAGAGCTGCATCTCTTCTTCCCTGAGCGCGACGATGTAGGCAATGTGATCTCGAACACGCTGCGCCGCGATTCGTTCAAGACGCCGCAGGAAGCGTTGATCGAAATCTACCGCAAGCTGCGTCCAGGCGATCCGCCGACGCTCGACACCGCAACCGCGCTCTTCCAGGGCATGTTCTTCGACCCGCGCAAGTACGACTTCTCTCGCGTGGGCCGCTTGAAGTTCAACATCAAGCTATACGAGAAGAACGATCAGACCTCGCTCGAACAACGCACGCTCGAGCCGGAAGATTTCTACGCAACCATCCGCTACCTGCTCAAGCTGCGCAAGAACATCGGCATCGTCGATGACATCGATCACCTCGGCAACCGCCGCGTTCGCGCGGTCGGCGAACTGATGGAGAACCAGTTCCGAATTGGTCTTGTGCGCATGGAGCGCGCCATCAAGGAAAAGATGAGCGTGTACCAGGAAATGTCCACGGCCATGCCGCACGACCTGGTGAACGCGAAGCCGGTGATGGCCGCGATCCGCGAGTTCTTCGGTTCATCGCAGCTCTCGCAGTTCATGGACCAGACCAACCCACTTTCGGAGATCACGCACAAGCGTCGTCTCTCCGCGCTCGGGCCGGGCGGTCTATCGCGTGAGCGCGCCGGATTCGAAGTCCGCGACGTTCACCCCACGCACTACGGACGCATTTGCCCGATCGAAACGCCGGAAGGTCCGAACATCGGACTGATCTCCTCGCTCTCGTGCTACGCGCGCATCAACGACTACGGCTTCATCGAGTCGCCGTACCGTCGCGTGAAAGGCTCGCGCGTGCAGGACTTCGTGCAGGTCGTCAACAGCGGCGACAGCGAATATCGCGTCGGCGATCACGTTGAACTGCACGAACTCGAGCGCGTGAACGAAGAAATCAAAGGCAAGCGCAAGAAGCCTGCAGATTTCGAGCCGTTCTCGTTCTACCTGTCCGCGTGGGAGGAAGATCGTCACGTAATCGCGCAGGCCAACGTTGAACTCGACGACAAGGGTCGTCTCATCAACGAACTAGTGAACGCTCGCAAAGCCGGCAACTTCGTGCTCGTGCCTCGTGACGAAGTCGATTACATCGACGTGAGCCCCAAGCAGCTCGTCTCGGTTGCCGCATCGCTGGTTCCCTTTTTGGAACACGACGACGCCAACCGCGCACTGATGGGCGCGAACATGCAACGCCAGTCGGTGCCGCTGCTCAAAGCAGAAGCTCCGATCGTCGGCACGGGAATGGAAGGCGTCACCGCGCGTGACTCCGGAGCCGTTGTGCTGGCACGCCGCAACGGCATCGTGGATTCGGTGGACTCCGAGCGCATCATCGTGCGCGTCGAGGGTGAGCACCATCCCACGCAGTTGTCGCGCGAAGTCGGTAGCGACATTTATCAGCTCATCAAGTTCAAGCGCTCAAACCAGAACACCTGCATCTCGCAGAAGCCGATCGTGAGCAAGGGCGACCGCGTGGTGAAAGGACAAGTCATCGCCGATGGTCCTTGTACCGACATGGGCGAGTTGGCGCTCGGACGTAACGTGCTCGTGGCGTTCATGCCATGGCGCGGGTACAACTTCGAAGACGCGATTCTCGTCTCCGAGAAGCTGGTGAAAGAGGACTACTACACCTCGGTGCACATCGAGGAGTTCGAGATCGAAGCGCGCGATACCAAGCTCGGTCCGGAAGAGATCACGCGCGATATTCCGAACGTCTCAGAGTCTGCACTGCGCGATCTCGATGAGAGCGGCGTTATTCGCATCGGCGCGACGGTTCACGCCGGCGACTTCCTGGTAGGCAAAGTCACGCCGAAGGGCGAGACGCAGCTTACGCCGGAAGAGAAGCTGCTGCGCGCGATCTTCGGCGAAAAGGCCGGAGACGTTCGCGATGCTTCGCTCACCTGTCCGCCGGGAATTGAAGGCACCGTCGTTGACGTGAAGATCTTCTCGCGCAAAGGACAAGAAAAAGACGAGCGCGCGAAGGCCATCGAGGCTTCCCAAATCGAGAAACTCGAAAAGAACCTCGCTGACGAGATTCGCATTCTCACCGACGAGCGCCTGAAGCGCCTTGAGAACATCCTGGGCGGCAAGGAAGTACAGGCCGACCTGCACGACGAGCGCACCAACAAGCGCCTGCTCACCAAGGGCGGAATCCTCGATCGCGAGACCATCGAGCGTATCTCGACCCGCAACTTGAAGCGCATCAAGTACGACAACAAGGATCCGCGCGTCAACGAGCAGATAGACGAAATCGAAGAGATGACTTCGCGCCAGATCGACGTGCTGCGCAAAATCGTCAACGAAAAGATCTCGAAGCTGCAGAAGGGCGACGAACTTCCGCCGGGCGTGATCAAGCTGGTGAAGGTCTACATCGCCATGAAGCGCAAGCTCTCGGTCGGCGACAAGATGGCCGGACGCCACGGCAACAAGGGCGTGATCGCGCGCATTCTGCCTGACGAAGACATGCCGTATCTGCAGGACGGAACGCCGGTTGAGATCGTTCTCAATCCGCTCGGCGTGCCTTCCCGTATGAACGTCGGACAGATTCTCGAGACGCACCTTGGCTGGGCCGGACACGACTTGGGCAAGCGCATCTCGAAGCTGCTCGCCGATAACTCGCGCGAAGAAGCGCTGCGTCGCGAGCTGCGGCAGATCTTCAAAGAGACGCCGTACCTCAAATCGCTCACCGATGTCGACGACGAGACGCTGGTCTCAGTCGCCGAAGGTATGAAGAAAGGCGTCTTTTTCGGAACGCCGGTCTTCGACGGAGCGACGGAAAAGGAAATCAAGTCGCTGCTCGATCAGTCCGGACTTCCCACTTCGGGAAAGACCGAACTCTTCGACGGCATGACTGGCGAGAAGTTCGAGCAGCCTGTAACGGTTGGCTACATCTACATGCTCAAACTCTCGCACTTGGTGGATGACAAGATTCACGCGCGCTCCATCGGCCCGTACTCGCTCATCACGCAGCAGCCGCTGGGTGGCAAGGCGCAGTTCGGCGGACAGCGCTTCGGAGAAATGGAAGTCTGGGCGCTCGAAGCTTACGGCGCAGCGTACATCCTGCAGGAGCTGCTCACGGCGAAGTCCGACGACGTCTATGGCCGTACGAAGATCTACGAGGCCATCGTCAAAGGCGAAGCCGCCATCGAGCCGGGCGTGCCTGAGTCGTTCAACGTATTGATTCGTGAGTTGCAGTCGCTGTGTCTGGACGTGGAGCTGATCAAGGCGAAAGAGCGTCCAGCGCTGGCTGCGGCAGCAGATTAGGTTTTAGTCTTTGTCATTCCGAGCGTAGCCTTCTCCCGTTTGTTGGGAGAAGGCGAAGAGAGGAATCCCTATAGGCAGAAATGCTCTTCAGGTTTCCACGCTCGGGTTTCGAGGCAGTTTCTCGGCACGCTAAAACCGTGCTTAACGTAGTTTTCAGTCATTCCGGATGTGAGTAGGGATTCCTCGGCGCAACACCAGCGCCTTCGGAATGACAAACGCAAGAAACGGAGGACACTTTGTACCGTTCGAGCCCGTTCGACCTCGGCACCGCCGTCACCGACTTCGACAGCATCCGCATTAGCCTGGCCTCGCCAGAGCGCATCCGGAGCTGGTCGCACGGTGAGGTCACCAAACCGGAAACCATCAACTACCGCACCTTCAAGCCGGAGCGCGACGGCCTGTTCTGCGCGCGCATCTTCGGCCCTGTCACAGATTGGGAGTGTCTCTGCGGCAAGTACAAGCGCATGAAGCACCGCGGAGTCATCTGCGACAAGTGCGGCGTGGAAGTCACACTCTCGAAAGTCCGCCGCGAGCGCCTCGGCCACATCGAGCTCGCCTCGCCCTGCTCGCATGTGTGGTTCTTCAAAGGACTGCCTTCGCGCATCGGCCATCTGCTTGACATCTCGCTGCGCGAACTCGAGTCCGTTCTTTACTTCGAGTCCTACGTCGTCCTCGAACCCGGCGATGCTCCGGTGAAGGAAGGCGAGGTCATTAAGGAAGAGAACAAGTTCCGCGAACTCGATCAGCAATTCCGCGCGACAGGCTTCAAGGCCATGATGGGCGCCGAAGCGATCAAGGAACTGCTCAAGCGCGTGAACGTCGACGAGCTTTCCGTCGAACTACGCGAGCACATGAAGGAAGAGACCTCGCTGCAGAAGCGCCTGAAGTATTCGAAGCGCCTCAAAGTCGTCGAGGCCTTCCGCAAGTCGGGAAACAAGCCGCAGTGGATGATTCTCGATGTTCTGCCGGTCATTCCTCCAGAGCTTCGTCCTCTTGTGCCTCTCGACGGCGGACGATTCGCGACTTCAGATCTCAACGATCTCTATCGCCGCGTCATCAACCGCAACAACCGTCTCAAGAAACTGATGGATCTCCACGCTCCTGAAGTGATCGTGCGCAACGAAAAGCGCATGCTCCAGGAAGCTGTGGACGCCCTCTTCGACAACGGTCGCCGTGGCCGCGTGCTGCGCGGTGCGAATAACCGTCCACTGAAGTCTCTCTCTGACACGCTGAAAGGCAAGCAGGGACGCTTCCGCCAGAACCTCCTCGGCAAGCGCGTCGACTACTCCGGACGTTCGGTGATCGTCGTCGGTCCCGAATTGAAACTGCATCAGTGCGGACTGCCGAAGAAGATGGCTTTGGAACTCTTCAAGCCATTCATTTATCACCGCCTGGAGCAGACCGGACAGTGCACGACCATCAAGCAGGCAAAAGAAATGGTCGAGCAGCAGGATCCAGTCGTTTGGGACATCCTCGAAGAAGTCATTAAAGATCACCCGGTGCTGTTGAACCGTGCGCCAACGCTCCACCGCCTCGGCATTCAGGCGTTCGAGCCGGTGCTGGTGGAAGGCAAGGCAATCAAGATTCACCCGCTCGTCTGCACGGCGTTCAACGCCGACTTCGATGGCGACCAGATGGCGGTTCACATCCCGCTCTCTCCGGAAGCCCAGGTCGAAGCCAGCGTGCTGATGCTGGCGTCGCACAACATTCTTTCTCCCGCTTCGGGACAGCCGATTACCGTGCCCACGCAGGACATGGTGCTAGGTCTCTATTACCTGACCAAAGGCCGTCCGGGAACCAAGGGTGAGGGACGTTCATTCGCCACGGTTGACGACGTTCTGCTCGCGCTCGAAGCGAAGGAAGTGGAGACGCTCTCTCCGATTCGTCTGCGCTACACCGGCGAGGTCCTCGATCTCATGACGGCGTACGACGATCAGGATCTGCTCCACACCGAGCCGACCAACTACGATCGCCAGTATCTGAACACGACCGTTGGTCGCGTGATCCTCAACGACGCGCTCCCGAAAGGCATGCCGTACATCAACGGACTGCTCAAGAAGAAGGGAATCGGCCAGCTTGTGAACTACGCGTATCTGCGCTTTGGTCTTGAGACCACGGTGAAGATGCTCGATGGCATCAAGTCGCTTGGCTTCAACTACGCCACGCGTGCGGGATTGTCGATCGGCATCGACGACATGGTCA is drawn from Terriglobales bacterium and contains these coding sequences:
- the rpoB gene encoding DNA-directed RNA polymerase subunit beta — its product is MPNNNHRARRTRLDFSKIPATIQIPNLIEVQKRSYDRFLQMDKLPSERDDSGLQSVFQSVFPITDFRNVSQLEFVDYAIGNWECKCGHLKGLHHLRTTCRNCGATVITDPFHPGEVLCGKCGTYNANTPDFCNKCGDPVGLQLKYDVNECEERGMTYSAPLKVTIRLTIFDKDAETGAKSIRDIKEQEVFFGDIPLMTQNGTFIVNGTERVIVSQLHRSPGVFFETANNRTYFLGKIIPYRGSWVEFEYDQKNTLYVRIDRKRKFLGTIFLRALGLRSDEDILRTFYTVDKIAIKDKKLYWTLEPNIERPTNLLGVKLAHSIKTKSGEEIAHSGRKISPAVLKEIQKAKITDIEIDNTDLEGAFVAADVVDVNSGEILLEANTELTADKLSKMIDAGITELHLFFPERDDVGNVISNTLRRDSFKTPQEALIEIYRKLRPGDPPTLDTATALFQGMFFDPRKYDFSRVGRLKFNIKLYEKNDQTSLEQRTLEPEDFYATIRYLLKLRKNIGIVDDIDHLGNRRVRAVGELMENQFRIGLVRMERAIKEKMSVYQEMSTAMPHDLVNAKPVMAAIREFFGSSQLSQFMDQTNPLSEITHKRRLSALGPGGLSRERAGFEVRDVHPTHYGRICPIETPEGPNIGLISSLSCYARINDYGFIESPYRRVKGSRVQDFVQVVNSGDSEYRVGDHVELHELERVNEEIKGKRKKPADFEPFSFYLSAWEEDRHVIAQANVELDDKGRLINELVNARKAGNFVLVPRDEVDYIDVSPKQLVSVAASLVPFLEHDDANRALMGANMQRQSVPLLKAEAPIVGTGMEGVTARDSGAVVLARRNGIVDSVDSERIIVRVEGEHHPTQLSREVGSDIYQLIKFKRSNQNTCISQKPIVSKGDRVVKGQVIADGPCTDMGELALGRNVLVAFMPWRGYNFEDAILVSEKLVKEDYYTSVHIEEFEIEARDTKLGPEEITRDIPNVSESALRDLDESGVIRIGATVHAGDFLVGKVTPKGETQLTPEEKLLRAIFGEKAGDVRDASLTCPPGIEGTVVDVKIFSRKGQEKDERAKAIEASQIEKLEKNLADEIRILTDERLKRLENILGGKEVQADLHDERTNKRLLTKGGILDRETIERISTRNLKRIKYDNKDPRVNEQIDEIEEMTSRQIDVLRKIVNEKISKLQKGDELPPGVIKLVKVYIAMKRKLSVGDKMAGRHGNKGVIARILPDEDMPYLQDGTPVEIVLNPLGVPSRMNVGQILETHLGWAGHDLGKRISKLLADNSREEALRRELRQIFKETPYLKSLTDVDDETLVSVAEGMKKGVFFGTPVFDGATEKEIKSLLDQSGLPTSGKTELFDGMTGEKFEQPVTVGYIYMLKLSHLVDDKIHARSIGPYSLITQQPLGGKAQFGGQRFGEMEVWALEAYGAAYILQELLTAKSDDVYGRTKIYEAIVKGEAAIEPGVPESFNVLIRELQSLCLDVELIKAKERPALAAAAD